One segment of Haliotis asinina isolate JCU_RB_2024 chromosome 12, JCU_Hal_asi_v2, whole genome shotgun sequence DNA contains the following:
- the LOC137258689 gene encoding AFG2-interacting ribosome maturation factor-like yields MGELSLQKQLQKTFKVLESAVCLWEKTLADCAGTVAVIANLCEQYCDCKGLTVEALPVGKVLPDVQERLLYKIMSELDSKIVNLHDKLSAVKEEQDKFCRHHDQCVKLYKRHSSELDVHKITESTATWPSVSAMLEILVDSDSLLFDLYIMKMHWIEQLSEEKTLRSDTLAQTWSSVDKDTLQNLRDFLCHLTFFVQERL; encoded by the exons ATGGGTGAACTAAGTCTACAAAAACAGCTtcagaaaacattcaaagttCTGGAATCAGCTGTCTGTCTCTGGGAGAAGACACTTGCTGACTGTGCTGGTACGGTTGCTGTGATAGCTAACCTGTGTGAGCAGTACTGTGACTGTAAAGGCCTGACTGTTGAAGCACTCCCAGTGGGGAAGGTATTACCAGATGTCCAGGAGAGGCTTCTCTACAAGATTATGTCAGAGTTGGATAGTAAGATAGTCAATCTACATGACAAGCT AAGTGCTGTGAAAGAAGAACAAGATAAGTTCTGCAGACATCATGACCAGTGTGTGAAACTGTACAAGAGACATTCCAGTGAACTTGATGTGCATAAGATAACAGAGTCGACAGCAACATGGCCGTCAGTGTCTGCCATGTTGGAAATACTGGTTGATTCAGATTCTTTACTCTTTGACTT ATATATTATGAAGATGCATTGGATAGAACAGTTGTCGGAAGAGAAGACTCTAAGGTCGGATACCTTGGCACAAACATGGTCATCAGTGGACAAAGACACTCTACAAAACCTCAGAG